In Candidatus Methylomirabilis sp., the sequence AGACCGTGGAGCAGGCTTTCGCCGGCCAGCGGACCGCCGTGAACCTCCCCGGGGTCGAGGTCTCCAGCATCGCGCGGGGGAGCCTCCTCTGCTTCCCCGGCGCGTTCCGCCCCTCGACCGCCATGGACGCTTCCCTCACCCTCCTCGCCGACGCCCCCCGCCCCCTCAAGAACCGGAGCCGCGTCCGGCTCCACCTGGGGACCAGCGAGCTCCTCGCCCGGGTCATCCTGCTGGACCGGGAGGAGCTGGACCGTGGGCAGTCGGCCACCGTCCACCTCCGGCTGGAGTCCCCCGGTGCCGCCCTCCCGCAGGATCGGTTCGTCATCCGCTCCTACAGCCCGGCGGTCACGATCGGCGGCGGGATCATCCTGGATCCGGCCCCACCCGAGCGCCGGCGCAAGCGCCAGGAGATCCTCGAGCATCTGCGGGTCTTGGAGCAGGGCTCCCCTTCGGACCGTCTGGAGCGGCTGTTGCTCCAGGCCGGGGCCCCGATGAGCCCGGAGGCGCTGCGGGGGGCGAGCGACCTCGAGCCCGAGCTCCTCCGGGAGGCGCTGACGAGGCTCCTCGCGGAGAGGCGAATCGTCGCGGTCGGGGGGCGGGAAGAGGAGGCCTACCTGCACCACCAGGCCTATGACGGACTCACCCGGGAGATCCTGGCGCGCCTGGGGGAGTTTCACCGTCAGCAGCCCCTGAAGGACGGCCTCGCCAAGGAGGAGCTGCGGAGCAAGCTCCCGGGGAAGATCGGGCCGGCCCTCTTCGGGAGGCTCCTCACGGACCTCCAGGCTGCGGGGCTCGTGGCCCAGGAGCGGGACAAGGTCCGGCTCGCCTCCCACACGCCGCGGCTCAGCGAGGCAGAGGAGGCCACCAAGGCAAAGCTCGAGGCCCTCTACCGGGAGGCGGGCTTCCAGCCCCCGGGGCAGGAGGCTGCCCTCCAGCAGGCCGCCGGCGACCGGAGGATGGCCCAGGCCGTCTTCTTCCGGCTGGTCGATGACGGCACCCTCGTCCGGATCAAGGACGACCTCTACCTCCACCGGGAGCACGTGGAGCGGGCGAAGGACTTGCTCCTCACGCACCTGAAGACCCACGGCAGCATCGGGGTCCCCACCTTCAAGGACCTGCTGGGGGTGAGCCGGAAGTACGCCATCCCGTTTCTGGAGTACTTCGACCAGGTGCGGGTCACGCGGCGCCAGGGGGACGAGCGCCTGCCCTACCGGTGAGCAGAAACGCCTCGCTGACCGGGCCGGGTTTCGCAGAATGGCGTTGACAGGTCGGGGGAAAGAGGCGATGCTGAAGGCGATTCCGGCCAGGAGCTCTCCGCCGGCACGCGGACGCCAGGAGGGATGATGTTCGGCCTCGGGTTCCCCGAGCTGCTGATTATCTTGTTGATTGTCCTGCTCATCTTCGGGGCGTCGCGCCTTCCCCAGATGGGTTCGGGCCTCGGGAAGGCCATCAAGAACTTCAAGGAGAGCGTCACGGGGAAGGATGCCATTGACGTGACGCCGAAGGACCCGGGAGAGCAGAAGAAGTCCTAGGGGAAGGCCGCTCAGGCCTCCGCGTCGGTGACCCAGGGGACCGCATCGCCCGCGAGCTCGCGGGCGGCCGGGACCCCGCCGAGCCCTCGGGCCGCCAGGACCCCACGCAGGACCGCTTCGGCCAGGCACTCCGCCCCTACCATCCCCACGGTGTTCAGATCGGCCTCGACCCCCCCCGTGGCGACCGCGAAAACCACGTCCCCGTCCAGGGTGGTGTGGACCGGCTGGATCACCCGGGCCAGGCCCAGGTGCCCCATCTGGGCCACCTTCGTGACCTGGAGCTTGGTGAAGGCGGCGTTCGTCGCGACCACGCCCAGGGTCGTGTTGGGCGGGACACCGAAGGCCCTCCGGACCTTCCCCGCCCGCATCTGGGCCGCGGTGTCGGCGAAGCGTTGCGGCTCGGCCGGGTCGCGCGCCCCGGCGACAATCCGGCCGGTCCGCGGATCCCGGATATCCCCGAAGGCGTTCACCACCACCAGCGCCCCCACCACCAGCCCCCCCGGCAGGGCACGGGAGGTCGTACCGAGGCCGCCCTTGACCGCATGGGCGATCCCGAAGAGCTTCCCGACGGTCGCCCCGGTTCCCGCCCCCACGCTTCCCTCCTCCACCACGCCG encodes:
- the selB gene encoding selenocysteine-specific translation elongation factor, whose protein sequence is MKHIIIGTAGHIDHGKTSLVKALTGIDTDRLKEEKERGISIELGFAHLTLADGLRLGIVDVPGHERFVKTMLAGVGGIDLVILVIAADEGIMPQTREHLHICRLLQIPRGLVALTKRDLVDPDWLEMVAEEIRIFLKGTFLEGAPILPVSATTGAGLEELKAALGALAAEAEPKRVEGIFRLPIDRVFTMRGFGTVITGTLLAGSVKVGDEVVVLPEGARSRVRRLQVHGETVEQAFAGQRTAVNLPGVEVSSIARGSLLCFPGAFRPSTAMDASLTLLADAPRPLKNRSRVRLHLGTSELLARVILLDREELDRGQSATVHLRLESPGAALPQDRFVIRSYSPAVTIGGGIILDPAPPERRRKRQEILEHLRVLEQGSPSDRLERLLLQAGAPMSPEALRGASDLEPELLREALTRLLAERRIVAVGGREEEAYLHHQAYDGLTREILARLGEFHRQQPLKDGLAKEELRSKLPGKIGPALFGRLLTDLQAAGLVAQERDKVRLASHTPRLSEAEEATKAKLEALYREAGFQPPGQEAALQQAAGDRRMAQAVFFRLVDDGTLVRIKDDLYLHREHVERAKDLLLTHLKTHGSIGVPTFKDLLGVSRKYAIPFLEYFDQVRVTRRQGDERLPYR
- a CDS encoding P1 family peptidase codes for the protein MDGITAVPGIRVGHFTDLTGVTGCTVLLPEERAVGGVDVRGSASGTRELDALSPGHLVEEVHAILLAGGSAYGLEAAAGVMRYLEEKRIGFPVGVTVVPIVPAAILFDLTVGNPQARPDPAAGYAACRAASAGVVEEGSVGAGTGATVGKLFGIAHAVKGGLGTTSRALPGGLVVGALVVVNAFGDIRDPRTGRIVAGARDPAEPQRFADTAAQMRAGKVRRAFGVPPNTTLGVVATNAAFTKLQVTKVAQMGHLGLARVIQPVHTTLDGDVVFAVATGGVEADLNTVGMVGAECLAEAVLRGVLAARGLGGVPAARELAGDAVPWVTDAEA
- a CDS encoding twin-arginine translocase TatA/TatE family subunit; amino-acid sequence: MFGLGFPELLIILLIVLLIFGASRLPQMGSGLGKAIKNFKESVTGKDAIDVTPKDPGEQKKS